In the genome of Stigmatopora nigra isolate UIUO_SnigA chromosome 7, RoL_Snig_1.1, whole genome shotgun sequence, the window gatttttgccTTTCTGTGGCATCTAAAGAGAAgtttacagtcttccctcgattatcgcgaattcacttatcgcgaattcGCTTATCGCAAATACACTTATCGCGAATTCGCTTATCGTGAATTCACTTATCGTGAATTAGCTTATCGTGAATTAGCTTATCGTGAATTCGCTTATCGTGAATTCGCCTATCGTGAATTCGCCTATCGTGAATTCGCCTATCGTGAATTTGCCTATCGTGAATTCGCCTATCGTGAATTTGCTTATCGTGAATTTGCTTACCGTGAATTTGCTTACCGTGAATTTGCTTACCGTGAATTCGCTTACCGTGAATTCGCTTACCGTGAATTCGCTTCTTagcgatttttttccccctgctatttattatttttaaaaagtccttATAGAGGTGCCCCTACTTtgagatttttcaattattgtggCCATGTTTGGTATATTAACCTTTGATATACTTATTTTGCAGGTTTCTTTTCAGATGATCTCTAATTATGTCAAGGCTTCTTCTGGAGTAAAATTTCATATCATGCATACATACTCGATGCGCTCTGTCCAAGCGGATGATTTCCGGCCCGCTGACAGCTGCACTTGTGCAATGTGCCAAAAAGGTTGCAGCGGGCATCAGCGATGCGGTGGTGCATTATTGATGGCGTCCGTCCGTGGCTCGGTGGCCCTTTTCTGGCCCCTGGTTGGCTAGCAACTGCACGCGTACAAGTGGTCTCGTTTTTCGGGGACTGAGATGTGAAAAATGTGCAGTCCAAAGCCTAGACACTGTCACTGAAGTAGAATGGAGTTGACACAGCCTGGAGCTTGTTTTGTCCTGTTCTCAGCTGGTCAACTTCACAAACACTCCCTTGCTATACACTACATAATGTATGGACAGCCTTTGTATGGCTTAAATACATTTGAtgtaatgccaaaaaaaaatccccaatttACAGTATCAACAGGGAAGTATGTAAAAGTTGACCCTACCCATACACATGAATGCGCTAAAATGAACAGGATTTGACCTAGAAATTGCCTAAAAATCAATAAGTGACCTAAAACGAACAGGGTATCATATTTAAATGCCCTAAATTTAACAGTCATTCAGAAATGCCTCCAAATTAACTGAAATCAGCAGGAATTAACCCAGAATCCCTTAAAATTAGCAGGATTGGACCTTTTAAAGTCTTTAATGATCACCAAAAATATAGGAAACAACCTGAGAATTccctaaaatataaaaattgacccaaaataaacagtacatTATATTGAAATCCCTCAAATTGAACAGAAAGTaattaaaaatgtctaaaaatcaATGGGAAGTGACctgaaatgcattaaaataaatcaGAAAATTCCTAAAAACTAGTAATAGAAAGTCACCTGGAAATATGTCAATCTGAAATTATACCTACAAATCCTCAAAAATCTCCCATGTTGGATTTTATAcatctacacaaaaaaaacatcatttcaaaTCACAGCAAAAGAATAAATCCAACCACAATATTATTATGACCtacaaatatgtacatttaaGAAATGAGTTAAACACAGCCAAAATATTAATCCGGACTTTCCGTATGCTGCAAATAACGTTGTTCGCGGGGGACCACTTTTAACATTCTTCATCGTTCCCTCACCTCACTCACTCTCCTACAGTAAAATGAGCCGCTTGTGCGTAAACTCCTAAAGTGTCATTTAATGTCGTTAACAGGTggcttttccaaaatagacaccgCTACCACGGCGAGGTCCTGACGGACACAGACATGTTTTCAATAACGTTAGCGCGCCGTGTGACCCCGCGACACTTCGGCTTACTGCTTACTAGCGTTACCAGTAGGTACAGCGTACTGGGAATATAGAGTGATATTTAATACGGAACGCTGTCGGCCAATCAGGATGCAGCCCAGTGACACCGTAAACTCTGGGGAGTTcaataaaaaactaatttaaaatgtCCCATTCAAAATAGGACAACTTCAATGTACATTTTTCCAtagtttttttgatcatttcaaattgtgtaggtCGTGTCACAACTTTTTTACGGGAAAtgtttttcacaaaatataacaatgtttcacaaaaagtttttttttgtgaaactgATCTCGTCttccccattttggctctaatccggatcattTTGGTCAGTTATAGCCGACAAAAATATTGTCGTGGATTCCTAATGTTAGTCACTTCCCCCTTTTCATTATGTGCGTATACATAGTGTGttagcaagcaatgtactcaaACAGTCAAGCTATCAGTggcatctacagaatcttgaatttagggGGACTGACTGATTGGGCATCCCATTTTGGtggaaattttagacttttaagtgcgccctacgTAAGTAAATATGTGCTGCAGTTTGTCATcccttaataaggggaatttcaATCAATAATACGGGAATtgattggctgaggttgacaggaATGCGGTTaattattattacaaaaaaattattaatttaaaaatatatatatttcagttaTAATGTGTTTAAGAATGCTAAAAATGCCAGTTTGGCTCTTTTCTGCGAAAAATCGAATGTTTCGcctacatttttttggattaattttaATGGTTACAATGGTAGCTGAATTTACAGACATTGAAATGTAACCATtaaaattaatccaaaaaaaatgtcgccAAAACATccgatttttctccaaaaaagagtCAAATTGTAATGTCAACCCGAACCTCTGAAAATACCCCAATTGGGCAGAAAGCCAACCCATCTGGCAACATTGGCCCCCTCCCCTGTTTTGCTGACTTTCCATTGGGGTTTATTTACTGTGTGCTCCTCCTtccctgtctgtctctctctctctctcttttccttTCACTCCCCTATGATCActctttttttctagttttaacTTTGTAGCGACCTCTCCACAACGCAACACCCTACCACAGGTCAGAATTATTATCATTCTCTTTCATTTATGGATTTTACACAGACACAGTTGAAAACTTTCCATGGGAATAAACAGGAATGGTTGAAGGGAAAAGTTAGGGGGAtgaaacacaacatttttttaggatttagtcTAAATTAAAATGACTCTTAATCCCTTTTAATGCTCATGTAAAGTATCTCATTTGGAATAATGCTACTCCTAATATGCCCCTTAATATAACTGTAGTTTGAGACATTCATTGATGTTTTCTATTCATTTGCAACCCTGCAGACATCTTgttatgtgggtgtgtgtggttaAAAAGtgggtgtgttttgttttgtaccTCGAATTTTGCACaggcaaaattaaaaacatgcatagacAGCTAATTATGTAACCACTTTAGTACTTTAAAGCTCAAGTATCCGTGTCATTTTTCAGActgtttgacattttcaatacattgacttttttttaaagttcataactATAAAATCTAATGTATTCACGAAATAATAACACCAACAAACTTGCTAATCAAAACTACCGCTTTAAGGCAGTGCTGTAAATTAAACATTATTATaataaacatagaaaaaaactattttagtatttaaaacaaattcaaaatatatatgcaAGTTATTCTGTAATTGATTATctacttaaatgtttttttctgccttttagACCTATAATGATATTATGTTGATTtagataaatattataaatagatTTTTAATGAGTCCTCAATCAGTAATATTAGCTTTTCATgctattctattttttaaataataattttagcaaTGCATCTGTatgcaaaaaaacttttttattgatctttttgttttccattcatcatttatcatatttaaatatgaaaaacactaaaaacaaccATCCTGATACTAatcctttttaatatttctcctCCATTTCAGTCTTGTGTCATCTTAAGTCTCATAATGTAACTTATCCGATTTCAAGTATGTTATTGTTTCAACTTTGTTGTGGTCACTCAAAATGAATTACCGGCATTAAAAGCAACAGGTGCTGCAATAACCTATATTAAACCTCTGTGAATGTGGGAGAGGGGGGGTCTTTTGTACTATTTGCCCATGATGTGACCCTTCAGACCCCCCATTTATGTCAATTAGCACACTTTGCACTCTGGTGCTGGTGAGAATTATCACCCACCTCACACCCAACGTGGGTCAACTGCCACCTTGTTGAAGCCATAACGCGGGTATTTCATCATATTTAGAGGAGGGGGGCGgtggcaaatactttttttctaagCCTGAATCTTGTATCTGCCATGACATGTGATGTCGGATGTGGGATATTTGTGGCGTCGTGTTATATCCCCCCCGGGATCAGACGGGATCCAAATTCAAGCCAGACAGGGTGGGCCGACTCCACAGTGCTCGGGTGGGTGTAAAAGATGAAGCTGTGGAATTTGGATTTTAGGAATGCACAATATGGTGTGACGTCAACTCACTTTTTCAAATTTCATGTTCCTAGTAGCGTTCTTGATGGTATTTTTAAGTTTCAAACACAGTTTCAGGCCTCTTAtagttttgttggggttttggtggaagtgtgtgtgtgattgtgtgtgtgttttccttgTGTTTGTGCTGGCTGGGTGATTGTGTTTTGCACCACTtgtgtccctcctggcttccctTTCCTCTCCTGGCCAGGTGTTTCTATTTTGTGATTAGAACCATTGTGGGAGTGTTACCTGGTGTACCTTGTGGTTCCCTGTCCATGTAAGTCATGTttttgcttctttgtttttcccaGTTTAGTCCCATTTTGGTCCTCcatgtttattgtttttgtatgaGTATGTTTGTCATGGCTTGCTTTTTTATGCCTAGGTGAGTGctgaaattatttttctattgtttAAGGTTTAAGAGATATGACTCCAATCCAATCTTACAATATCAATAACAGTTAAACATATGCATTGTATtggtataaataaaaatgagtgaTTAATTATTGAATGAAAAGGTTCAACTTTTACAAAGTTGGTCTTAAATTTTGTCTCAtcgctttgttttgtttctttttcagatgACAGGAAAAAGGAAACGGCTTCATTTAAACCTTGAATTCCAcgtaactactttttttcactTGATTTTATTCTGGTGTTAGATGGGATTTATTCATCTGCCATTATAAAGTGACGCTCTGACATCCATACCAAATATCCCACCTGGAGATGTGGAACAACTTCTTTGTCCCCCACGACGATGAGAGTCGTGCAGGTCCGGCGGCTGGCGGCCAGGGAGGTGGTCTGGCCGCCTTAAAGGGGGGCCGCGCTCAGAGACGGAACCAGAAGATGAGTGACAGCCAGGACGGCAAGATCAAGTTGGCCTTCCTGGTGTGCGCGGTGGGCGTGACGCTGACCGTGCTGGGAGTGGGAACCGAGTTTTGGGTGGAGTTGGCCCAACCTAAGAACTTTAGCGGCAACCAAACGTGCCAGATGGCGCACTATGGCCTGTGGAAGGCGTGCGTGCGGACCCTGTGGGTGGCTGACGTGGACCCCGAGAGGGCTAGCTGTGGTCCCGCTGAACTGCCGGGAGGTGAGTCGGGGGGGACCTCACCGCCGTTggatttggtaaaaaaatatatatatatatacccggGTAGGCTAGTTgtacactcaaaattgccccaaggttaatggttatctgtctccttgtgacctgccattgatgaatgaatgaatagtagtagtaatagtagtagtagtagtagtagtagtagtagtagtagtagtagtagtagtaatagtagtagtagtaatagttgtagtagttgtagtagtagtagcagtagaagtagtagtattagtagtagcagtagaagtagtagtattagtagtagcagtagaagtagtagtattagtagtagcagtagaagtagtagtattagtagtggcagtagaagtagtagtattagtagtggcagtagaagtagtagtattagtagtggcagtagaagtagtagtattagtagtggcagtagaagtagtagtattagtagtagcagtagaagtagtagtattagtagtggcagtagaagtagtagtattagtagttgttgtagtcgtACTACTGgtgttagtagtagttgtagttgttggAGTCGTACTACTGGTGttcgtagtagttgtagttgttggAGTCGTACTACTGgtgttagtagtagttgtagttgttggAGTCGTACTACTGGTGttcgtagtagttgtagttgttggAGTCGTACTACTGgtgttagtagtagttgttgtagtcgtACTACTGGTGttcgtagtagttgtagttgttggAGTCGTACTACTGgtgttagtagtagttgttgtagtcgtACTACTGgtgttagtagtagttgttgtagtcgtACTACTGgtgttagtagtagttgttgtagtcgtACTACTGGTGATAGAGATAAAGACACCCTTTAATAtagaattttgaaaaaatatcccTTATTTTCTGCACATGTTGGCTACTAGGGGGCAGTGAGGTTTGCGAATTTGACCCCTGTGATATCATGCATTTAGGTCAAACGATCCACCCTCCACTTGCCAATTAAAACATTCCTGAAACACAATCAGAGCAGTGGTCCGATTGAAGAAGAGCATTGGAAAGCCACGCGGAGGATTATGTAATATCGTGAAGAGGCGTCGTGATGTGTACCTAACAGTCTGTTGACGCGTAACGCCGTGCGAGCCGGTCTGCTTACACGTCTTGGTGCCACGGGCAGATGGTGGCCATGTTTGTTTGGGGCGACAAACAACTGTTTCTTCGCGGCCGCCGCCACCGCTGTTTGGTGTCTTCTCGCCGGGATGTTcatcttttagtgccattgacatctaggctaggggtgggcaaactacggcccgcgggccacatatggccactacaccaactcgtggcaggacctcagaggtggcagactgatgacttatccaagtactattttaCTTTCTCCTCTTCCTACTTACTGgactatttctttaaaaaaatgacatagtatagcatcacattttttttaagacatagtataataggttttttttttgctaaaaaaaaaattgatgtatTTTATGGTGCAGTGGTGTATAGGTTATCTCATTTGGCtctcatagtatagtaaggcttcctTGCTCAAGGGTAAGGTGAAGACACTTTGgcgtagaggtttgttcaccggacTCTTGTCGGGGAGActagggttcgattcccggtctgcacacattttcccttagttgtttctgtgtacttcttgtcaagaaactcaaatgacgACTAAgggaagtgtagtcacttggttggcgcagaggttagagcactggactcccgtctgggagacctgggttcgattcccggtctgcacacattttcacttagttgtttctgtgtacttcttgtcaagaaactcaaatgacgaccaaggaaagtgtagtcacttggttggcgcagaggttagagcactggactcccgtccgggagacctgggttcgattcccgctgtcgtcatTTGGCTGATCACTGAACCAAGTAGTccggaaaatggaacaagaagaaaaaaaaaagaaaaatctttttaatttatattaaacacttagtcatacttttcagcaaaaggttatattccgaactgccttcggcagttcggaagacagttgaaggacctgtccgtgcgaaaggcgttctcgggtcggccttcggccgaccctcgaccgcttgcttggtcagtgaaccgccgacaccgggaagcgaactcacgttctctccgtgcaaaggcgagtgtgcaacccactacaccaactcgtgccccacttatacataggtgttgaaacgttttatccaaggaactggggtgaaacacttagtcattttttggacaaaatgcttcatgcaccactcaatacttatacacttaaacactgagccattagaacttattcttttaactgaataacattgggaaaatctttgcctgcactggggcttgaaccaacaaccccagagtcaggagactgatgacttaaccactgggccaccacccagtgggaagaaacagtagtacttgtacgttttatccaaggaaatggggtgaaacacttagtcatttttttgactaaatgtttcatccaccactgaatacttattcagttagacacttaggcattagaacttattcttttaactgaataatattgggaaaatctttgcttgcactgggatttgaacccaggacctcagaggtggcagactgatgacttaaccactgggctaccaccctgtgagagaaagcagtagtacttgtatctttacttcattcatttacctgaataatattgggaaaatctttgcttgcactgggatttgagCCAGGGACCTCAGAGGCGGGAGACTgttgacttaaccactgggccaccaccctgtgagaaaatgcagtagtacttgtacttagtacttatttttttgactgaataatattgggaaaatctttgcttgcactgggatttgaacccaggacctcagaggtggcagactgataacttatccattgggccaccaccctgtgagaaaATGTAGTactacttgtacttagtacttattcttttgactgaataatattgggaaaatctttgtttgcgctgggatttgaacccaggacctcagaggcggcagactgatgacttaaccactgggccaccaccctgtgagagaaagtagtagtacttgtatatttatctcattcatttacctgaataatattaggAAAATTTAAACTGGTCCGGCCTTCATGAGATGTAGTTGACATGAATGAAACAGAGTTTGACATTGTTGACtgtatgcgtatgtgtgtgcgtttttgtgtgtttgtgtaggaGCACGTGCACCCTGTTACACTCTGTGGGTGAGACTTGTCACTATGCGCCCGGGAAGCTGTGTAGAATGCATCTACTTCAcagtttttgtctaaaaatagtGAAatggagaggaagaggaggttTAATGCAGTATTCAGGGGCCCCCTGCGTGGCAGCCCCTTGGCTCCCACTCCCGCATCCCTGGTTCCCTCAACCTCCTCCTCCATCTGTGGCtgtcttctttttcttatttttttcttagcttTCACCAAGCACCCCTCCATCTGCGCTCATAATCCCCAAGTGTCCTCGTCTTTGCACTCAATAGgagcttttttattcattttgatcattttactcATTGATCACTATTGATGGCCATTGGTGTCTAATTCATtaatctttcagtgccattgacgatgtgTGACGTCCAATCATATGCATGTGACACCTTTCAACCATGCgtgaacgtgtgtgtgtgtgtgtgtgtccgtacATATTGCGAATCAACACTTGGCTATAAATAGAATCGATGCCTGGAAGGACAATAGCGTGCTCAGGGATGCAGAAAAGGCAATTGGCGGAAGACCGGCAGCCGGGCGAGTGTTTATATATTGTACTAAAGTTGTCTTTTGGTCTGCAGAATCCAACTGTACCTACTTCAAATTCTTCACCTCAGGGGAAAATGCTGTTGTGTTCAGGAAGACCACAAGCAAAAGTAAGGCCCATTTTTAcaatgaaataatgttttttgcaCTGGTTTTCTTGGCATGTGACTTCATTAATCAATGGGACGCTACTTTCTGGGACTAAGGGTGACATCCCGGCCTTATTCGTACGTATTGGCTCGGGTTATCTAGGTTGCACCTGTGCGTGTTCACCTGCCAAAAAAATCTCTTTCAAGTTGAGCCAAATCAGCATGTGAATCATTTTCTGTCAACATTTGGCTTATTAACTCCAATGTTAATGTTTAATTcaggtatttttctttttctaaagtcTGGCCTTAATGCTATTTCTTGAAAATAAATAGGaagtatattttttatgaaaaatcgtgttttattttgaggtctcagaatatattttaatgtcaaaacatttgaaaaacgtCCCAAAGCAAGTGAATAatcttttttgtaacttttttttaataattggtgGGATTTTAAGAATATAAGTTAAGGAAACTAATCTTGTTTAACTTTATAATTGCACATTGAAGGATGTTTACaaagtttgttattgttttcacAGAATTGATGTTAATGTTTAATTTGATGATCAATTTATTAATCTAttagggatgttttttttacttatctAAAAATTTCTAATTTTTTCTGCTAGATTTGAATCTGGCGGCCGCTGTTTTAGCTCTCCTAAGTCTCACCATGATGGTGACGGGCTCCATTTGCATCATTATGACTCTCAGTAAAAGTGTGTCCTTCTTCCTCAAGCCGGCATCTTTCTGTTTCATCCTATCAGGTTAAGTATGGTGGATGACGGTGGCGGTCCATGAAGagagcctgactatactatgtcattttttaaaggaaaaaagccttactatactatgtcgtttttttaagaaaaaagccttactatactatgtcgttttttaaagaaaaaagccttactatactatgacgttttttttaagaaaaaagccttactatactatgtcgtttttttttaagaaaaaagccttactatactatgtcgtttttttaagaaaaaagccttactatactatgtcgtttttgaagagaaaaagccttactatactatgtcgttttttaaagaaaaaagccttactatactatgtcgttttttaagaaaaaaagccttactatactatgtcgtttttttaagaaaaaaagccttactatactatgtcgttttttaaaagaaaaaaaagccttactatactatgtcgttttctaaagaaaaaagccttactatactatgtcgttttttaaagaaaaaagccttactatactatgtcgttttttaaagaaaaaagccttactatactatgtcgttttttaaaaaaaagccttactatactatgtcgtttttttaaagaaaaaagccttactatactatgtcattttttaaagaaaaaagccttactatactatgtcgttttttttaagaaaaaagccttactatactatgtcgtttttgaagagaaaaagccttactatactatgtcgtttttttaagaaaaaagccttactatactatgtcgttttttaagaaa includes:
- the cacng6b gene encoding voltage-dependent calcium channel gamma-6 subunit, translated to MWNNFFVPHDDESRAGPAAGGQGGGLAALKGGRAQRRNQKMSDSQDGKIKLAFLVCAVGVTLTVLGVGTEFWVELAQPKNFSGNQTCQMAHYGLWKACVRTLWVADVDPERASCGPAELPGESNCTYFKFFTSGENAVVFRKTTSKNLNLAAAVLALLSLTMMVTGSICIIMTLSKSVSFFLKPASFCFILSGTLVLISIVIFHQSVLALLASDHTIPLHHQLSWSAACVGAAGAILIVGGLFFIILSKPISSWQKCLPHKNSAT